From a single Lolium rigidum isolate FL_2022 chromosome 7, APGP_CSIRO_Lrig_0.1, whole genome shotgun sequence genomic region:
- the LOC124670719 gene encoding probable aldo-keto reductase 2 isoform X3, producing the protein MAAAPVVPRMKLGSQGLEVSAQGLGCMGYGEGTPEADMVALLHHAVAAGVTMLDTSDIYGPHTNEILIGKALQGGVREKVDLATKFGISFADGKWEIRADPAYVRAACEGSLARLGVDCIDLYYQHRMDTNTPVEITMGEIKKLVEEGKVKYVGLSEASASTIRRAHAVHPITAVQLEWSLWSRNVEEDIIPTCRELGIGIVAYSPLGKGFLSRGAKMSLPRFQPENMEKNAAIFERVSEMAARKGCTASQLALAWVHHKGSDVCPIPGTTKIQNLNQNVGALSVKLTPDDMAELESYATMDAVQGDRCNSNFLNTWKDSETPPLSSWKAT; encoded by the exons ATGGCTGCTGCTCCGGTTGTGCCGCGCATGAAGCTGGGCTCGCAGGGGCTGGAGGTCTCGGCGCAGGGCCTCGGATGCATGGGCTACGGCGAGGGCACGCCCGAGGCGGACATGGTCGCGCTCCTTCACCACGCGGTGGCTGCCGGCGTCACCATGCTCGACACGTCCGACATCTACGGGCCGCACACCAACGAGATCCTCATTGGCAAG GCGCTGCAAGGCGGCGTGAGGGAGAAGGTGGACCTGGCCACCAAGTTCGGCATCTCGTTCGCCGACGGCAAGTGGGAGATCCGCGCGGACCCGGCGTACGTGCGGGCGGCATGCGAGGGCAGCCTCGCCCGGCTTGGCGTCGACTGCATCGACCTCTACTACCAGCATCGCATGGACACCAATACCCCCGTCGAGATCACG ATGGGTGAGATCAAGAAGCTAGTCGAAGAAGGAAAGGTGAAATACGTGGGATTATCCGAAGCCTCGGCGTCGACAATCAGAAGGGCACACGCAGTTCATCCGATTACTGCCGTCCAGCTCGAATGGTCTCTGTGGTCAAGGAACGTTGAAGAAGATATAATCCCCACTTGCAG AGAACTAGGAATTGGAATTGTGGCATACAGTCCATTAGGTAAAGGTTTTCTATCTCGTGGAGCTAAAATG AGTCTTCCAAGATTTCAACCCGAGAACATGGAGAAGAACGCTGCAATATTCGAGCGAGTGAGTGAGATGGCTGCGAGGAAAGGATGCACGGCGTCGCAACTCGCGCTGGCCTGGGTTCACCACAAGGGAAGCGATGTGTGCCCCATACCTGGAACGACAAAAATTCAGAATTTGAACCAGAACGTGGGAGCTTTGTCTGTGAAGCTCACGCCCGACGACATGGCTGAGCTTGAGTCCTATGCCACCATGGACGCTGTGcaaggtgatcggtgcaacagcaATTTCCTCAACACGTGGAAGGACTCCGAAACCCCACCGCTCTCATCATGGAAAGCTACTTAG
- the LOC124670719 gene encoding probable aldo-keto reductase 2 isoform X2 — protein sequence MAAAPVVPRMKLGSQGLEVSAQGLGCMGYGEGTPEADMVALLHHAVAAGVTMLDTSDIYGPHTNEILIGKALQGGVREKVDLATKFGISFADGKWEIRADPAYVRAACEGSLARLGVDCIDLYYQHRMDTNTPVEITMGEIKKLVEEGKVKYVGLSEASASTIRRAHAVHPITAVQLEWSLWSRNVEEDIIPTCRELGIGIVAYSPLGKGFLSRGAKMVDTLPDDDFRKSLPRFQPENMEKNAAIFERVSEMAARKGCTASQLALAWVHHKGSDVCPIPGTTKIQNLNQNVGALSVKLTPDDMAELESYATMDAVQGDRCNSNFLNTWKDSETPPLSSWKAT from the exons ATGGCTGCTGCTCCGGTTGTGCCGCGCATGAAGCTGGGCTCGCAGGGGCTGGAGGTCTCGGCGCAGGGCCTCGGATGCATGGGCTACGGCGAGGGCACGCCCGAGGCGGACATGGTCGCGCTCCTTCACCACGCGGTGGCTGCCGGCGTCACCATGCTCGACACGTCCGACATCTACGGGCCGCACACCAACGAGATCCTCATTGGCAAG GCGCTGCAAGGCGGCGTGAGGGAGAAGGTGGACCTGGCCACCAAGTTCGGCATCTCGTTCGCCGACGGCAAGTGGGAGATCCGCGCGGACCCGGCGTACGTGCGGGCGGCATGCGAGGGCAGCCTCGCCCGGCTTGGCGTCGACTGCATCGACCTCTACTACCAGCATCGCATGGACACCAATACCCCCGTCGAGATCACG ATGGGTGAGATCAAGAAGCTAGTCGAAGAAGGAAAGGTGAAATACGTGGGATTATCCGAAGCCTCGGCGTCGACAATCAGAAGGGCACACGCAGTTCATCCGATTACTGCCGTCCAGCTCGAATGGTCTCTGTGGTCAAGGAACGTTGAAGAAGATATAATCCCCACTTGCAG AGAACTAGGAATTGGAATTGTGGCATACAGTCCATTAGGTAAAGGTTTTCTATCTCGTGGAGCTAAAATGGTGGATACATTACCAGATGACGATTTCCGCAAG AGTCTTCCAAGATTTCAACCCGAGAACATGGAGAAGAACGCTGCAATATTCGAGCGAGTGAGTGAGATGGCTGCGAGGAAAGGATGCACGGCGTCGCAACTCGCGCTGGCCTGGGTTCACCACAAGGGAAGCGATGTGTGCCCCATACCTGGAACGACAAAAATTCAGAATTTGAACCAGAACGTGGGAGCTTTGTCTGTGAAGCTCACGCCCGACGACATGGCTGAGCTTGAGTCCTATGCCACCATGGACGCTGTGcaaggtgatcggtgcaacagcaATTTCCTCAACACGTGGAAGGACTCCGAAACCCCACCGCTCTCATCATGGAAAGCTACTTAG
- the LOC124670719 gene encoding probable aldo-keto reductase 2 isoform X1 translates to MAAAPVVPRMKLGSQGLEVSAQGLGCMGYGEGTPEADMVALLHHAVAAGVTMLDTSDIYGPHTNEILIGKALQGGVREKVDLATKFGISFADGKWEIRADPAYVRAACEGSLARLGVDCIDLYYQHRMDTNTPVEITILTRFSFLDRRRQMGEIKKLVEEGKVKYVGLSEASASTIRRAHAVHPITAVQLEWSLWSRNVEEDIIPTCRELGIGIVAYSPLGKGFLSRGAKMVDTLPDDDFRKSLPRFQPENMEKNAAIFERVSEMAARKGCTASQLALAWVHHKGSDVCPIPGTTKIQNLNQNVGALSVKLTPDDMAELESYATMDAVQGDRCNSNFLNTWKDSETPPLSSWKAT, encoded by the exons ATGGCTGCTGCTCCGGTTGTGCCGCGCATGAAGCTGGGCTCGCAGGGGCTGGAGGTCTCGGCGCAGGGCCTCGGATGCATGGGCTACGGCGAGGGCACGCCCGAGGCGGACATGGTCGCGCTCCTTCACCACGCGGTGGCTGCCGGCGTCACCATGCTCGACACGTCCGACATCTACGGGCCGCACACCAACGAGATCCTCATTGGCAAG GCGCTGCAAGGCGGCGTGAGGGAGAAGGTGGACCTGGCCACCAAGTTCGGCATCTCGTTCGCCGACGGCAAGTGGGAGATCCGCGCGGACCCGGCGTACGTGCGGGCGGCATGCGAGGGCAGCCTCGCCCGGCTTGGCGTCGACTGCATCGACCTCTACTACCAGCATCGCATGGACACCAATACCCCCGTCGAGATCACG ATATTGACGAGATTTTCTTTTCTTGACCGCCGTCGGCAGATGGGTGAGATCAAGAAGCTAGTCGAAGAAGGAAAGGTGAAATACGTGGGATTATCCGAAGCCTCGGCGTCGACAATCAGAAGGGCACACGCAGTTCATCCGATTACTGCCGTCCAGCTCGAATGGTCTCTGTGGTCAAGGAACGTTGAAGAAGATATAATCCCCACTTGCAG AGAACTAGGAATTGGAATTGTGGCATACAGTCCATTAGGTAAAGGTTTTCTATCTCGTGGAGCTAAAATGGTGGATACATTACCAGATGACGATTTCCGCAAG AGTCTTCCAAGATTTCAACCCGAGAACATGGAGAAGAACGCTGCAATATTCGAGCGAGTGAGTGAGATGGCTGCGAGGAAAGGATGCACGGCGTCGCAACTCGCGCTGGCCTGGGTTCACCACAAGGGAAGCGATGTGTGCCCCATACCTGGAACGACAAAAATTCAGAATTTGAACCAGAACGTGGGAGCTTTGTCTGTGAAGCTCACGCCCGACGACATGGCTGAGCTTGAGTCCTATGCCACCATGGACGCTGTGcaaggtgatcggtgcaacagcaATTTCCTCAACACGTGGAAGGACTCCGAAACCCCACCGCTCTCATCATGGAAAGCTACTTAG
- the LOC124676352 gene encoding probable aldo-keto reductase 3, with amino-acid sequence MAAAAPLVVPRMKLGSQGLEVSAQGLGCMGMSAAYGERKPEPDMVALLRHAVGAGVTLLDTSDIYGPHTNEILLGKAVQGGVREKVELATKFGITLDDGKWEVRGDPAYVRAACEGSLARLGVDCINLYYQHRIDNSVPIEITMGEIKKLVTEGKIKYVGLSEASASTIRRAHAVHPITAVQLEWSLWSRDIEEDIIPTCRELGIGIVAYSPLGRGFLSSGPKLLDTFPDDDFRKNLPRFQPKNMEKNAAIFERVSEMAARKGCTSSQLALAWVHHQGSDVCPIPGTTKIQNFNQNVRALSVKLTPEEMAELESYAAMDLVQGDRYDGTFLNTWKDSDTPHLSSWKAT; translated from the exons ATGGCTGCTGCTGCTCCCCTGGTTGTGCCGCGCATGAAGCTGGGCTCGCAAGGGCTGGAGGTCTCGGCGCAGGGCCTCGGCTGCATGGGCATGTCTGCGGCCTACGGTGAGCGCAAGCCCGAGCCAGACATGGTCGCGCTCCTCCGCCACGCGGTGGGCGCCGGCGTCACCTTGCTCGACACCTCCGACATCTACGGGCCTCACACCAATGAGATCCTCCTCGGCAAG GCGGTGCAAGGCGGCGTGAGAGAGAAGGTGGAGCTGGCCACCAAGTTCGGCATCACGTTAGACGACGGCAAGTGGGAGGTCCGCGGGGACCCTGCATATGTTCGAGCGGCATGCGAGGGCAGCCTTGCCCGGCTTGGCGTCGACTGCATTAACCTCTACTATCAGCACCGTATTGACAATAGTGTTCCCATCGAGATCACG ATGGGTGAAATCAAGAAACTAGTTACGGAAGGAAAGATAAAATACGTCGGATTGTCTGAAGCCTCGGCATCGACAATCAGAAGGGCACATGCAGTTCATCCGATTACTGCCGTCCAGCTGGAATGGTCTTTGTGGTCAAGAGATATTGAAGAAGATATAATCCCTACCTGCAG AGAACTTGGCATTGGAATTGTGGCATACAGTCCATTAGGTAGAGGTTTTCTGTCCAGTGGACCTAAATTGCTGGACACATTTCCAGACGACGATTTCCGCAAG AATCTCCCAAGATTTCAACCCAAGAACATGGAGAAGAACGCAGCCATATTCGAGCGTGTGAGCGAGATGGCTGCCAGGAAAGGATGCACCTCGTCGCAGCTCGCGCTGGCCTGGGTTCACCACCAGGGTAGCGATGTGTGCCCCATACCTGGCACGACAAAAATTCAGAATTTCAACCAGAACGTGAGAGCCTTGTCTGTGAAGCTCACGCCCGAGGAGATGGCTGAGCTCGAGTCCTATGCCGCCATGGATCTTGTACAAGGTGATCGGTATGACGGCACTTTCCTCAACACCTGGAAGGACTCCGACACCCCTCACCTGTCATCATGGAAagccacttag